The Streptomyces sp. NBC_01275 genome has a segment encoding these proteins:
- a CDS encoding MATE family efflux transporter: MNAHRRQLISLAHPVYFSLLASVAAGIINTVWVSRLGGPAVAAVAVATNAENVLLGVALVFASGTTVLVAHARGARDPAAVRAAVRGGWALCAVVTPLVAVGGFLLRAPLSRLVLGGDGGPALPLAVAYFAISMPGTAVFFVQNLVDGLLKGAGDTKTPLRLALLANGLILVADPLFIHLYGVRGAAASTVLCRCAALAVGLVALRRNALLRTAARVPAGVSRGVALRRTLRTGLPMSVDFTVRQAGTLGLVAVVARLGVTAVAAYAIAYKVMYVATMAFYAVRQAASIHTAHTRGEGRDQRRAIGRQAVAVSGSVGVVAVLLLAGTAPWIMAAFGAGPAVAHEGVLFLRCVGPYLLLMAGFIALGGVFEGSGGAPVLLRVTVLGTAVQLPLAYALSGLGLPGVCLALALAMAVQCAAVGAVLRRRAWRQEEEPAVSLVRAA, from the coding sequence GTGAACGCTCATCGCCGACAGCTCATATCGCTCGCCCACCCCGTCTACTTCTCGCTCCTGGCCTCCGTCGCCGCCGGGATCATCAACACCGTCTGGGTCTCCCGGCTCGGCGGCCCCGCGGTCGCCGCCGTCGCGGTCGCCACCAACGCCGAGAACGTGCTGCTCGGCGTCGCCCTGGTCTTCGCCTCCGGGACGACCGTGCTGGTCGCGCACGCCAGAGGCGCCCGGGATCCGGCGGCCGTACGGGCAGCCGTACGCGGCGGCTGGGCGCTGTGCGCGGTCGTCACACCGCTGGTCGCCGTGGGCGGGTTCCTGCTGCGCGCGCCGCTGTCCCGGCTCGTCCTCGGCGGGGACGGCGGCCCTGCGCTGCCGCTCGCCGTCGCCTACTTCGCGATCTCGATGCCGGGCACGGCCGTGTTCTTCGTCCAGAACCTCGTCGACGGCCTCCTCAAGGGCGCCGGCGACACGAAGACCCCGCTGCGCCTGGCCCTCCTCGCCAACGGCCTGATCCTGGTCGCGGACCCCCTCTTCATCCATCTCTACGGCGTCCGGGGCGCCGCCGCCTCCACCGTGCTGTGCCGCTGCGCTGCCCTGGCGGTCGGGCTGGTCGCGCTGCGCCGCAACGCCCTGCTGCGGACGGCCGCCCGGGTCCCGGCCGGCGTCTCCAGGGGCGTCGCCCTGCGCCGGACCCTGCGCACCGGGCTGCCGATGTCCGTCGACTTCACCGTCCGCCAGGCCGGAACGCTCGGGCTGGTCGCGGTGGTGGCGCGGCTCGGCGTGACGGCGGTGGCCGCGTACGCGATCGCCTACAAGGTCATGTACGTGGCGACCATGGCCTTCTACGCCGTGCGTCAGGCGGCCTCCATCCACACCGCGCACACCCGGGGCGAGGGCAGGGACCAGCGGCGGGCGATCGGGCGGCAGGCCGTGGCCGTCTCCGGGAGTGTGGGCGTGGTCGCCGTTCTGCTGCTGGCCGGCACGGCCCCCTGGATCATGGCGGCCTTCGGCGCCGGGCCCGCCGTGGCCCACGAGGGCGTGCTGTTCCTGCGGTGCGTCGGGCCCTATCTGCTGCTGATGGCCGGGTTCATCGCGCTCGGCGGGGTCTTCGAGGGCAGCGGGGGCGCGCCGGTGCTGCTCCGGGTGACCGTGCTCGGCACGGCCGTCCAGCTGCCGCTGGCCTACGCGCTGTCCGGGCTCGGGCTTCCCGGGGTGTGCCTGGCGCTGGCGCTCGCGATGGCGGTGCAGTGTGCGGCCGTGGGGGCGGTGCTGCGGCGCCGGGCGTGGCGTCAGGAGGAGGAGCCGGCGGTCTCGCTGGTGCGGGCCGCCTGA
- a CDS encoding PadR family transcriptional regulator, translating to MLELSILGFLAEEPLHGYELKERIKALSGHVRPVSDGALYPAITRLVAAGKLDQHTEEGTSAAPRRVLSLTETGREDLLERLRRPKQAEITDQVRFNTVLAFLRQLPDRQQQAAVLRRRLDFLQTPASFFYADGRPMGVEETEDLFRQGMLRVARATGRAERAWLTEAIEQLSRQD from the coding sequence ATGCTGGAGCTGTCGATCCTGGGTTTCCTGGCCGAAGAGCCGTTGCACGGCTATGAGTTGAAGGAGCGGATCAAGGCGCTCAGCGGCCATGTCCGCCCGGTCAGCGACGGCGCGCTCTACCCGGCGATCACCCGTCTGGTCGCCGCGGGCAAGCTCGACCAGCACACGGAGGAAGGGACGAGCGCGGCCCCCCGCCGGGTCCTGTCCCTGACCGAGACCGGCCGCGAGGACCTCTTGGAGCGGCTCCGCCGGCCCAAGCAGGCCGAGATCACCGACCAGGTCCGCTTCAACACGGTCCTGGCGTTCCTACGGCAGCTGCCCGACCGACAGCAGCAGGCGGCCGTGCTGCGCCGCCGGCTGGACTTCCTCCAGACGCCGGCGAGCTTCTTCTACGCCGACGGCAGACCCATGGGCGTGGAGGAGACGGAGGACCTGTTCCGGCAGGGCATGCTGCGGGTCGCGCGGGCGACGGGCCGGGCGGAGCGGGCATGGCTGACGGAGGCGATCGAGCAGCTGTCCCGGCAGGACTGA
- a CDS encoding NlpC/P60 family protein: protein MGSHRRLAPSGFDRGAGSALCVLSAAAAALGALSAVPATAAPHDDTRAEVDRLYEEAEQATEAYNRADERADTLREQVGDAQDHIARQQERINGLREQLGSLAGAQYRSGGLDPSLALLFSDDPADYLDKASVLDRITAHQAGELRELQSVMRDLAQERAEAAGKLAALEQSRKAVVSHKRTVEQKLAKARRLLDSLPSAERDAYDRASRSGRSEMPDPAGGVPASGRAAAALAAARSALGRPYVWGANGPTGFDCSGLMQWSYAQAGVSLPRTSQAQAHTGRRVPLSQAQPGDIVTYRSDASHVGMYVGNGQVIHAPYPGAPVRYDPVGMMPVSSVSRP, encoded by the coding sequence GTGGGGTCCCATCGCCGTCTTGCACCGTCCGGGTTCGACCGGGGCGCCGGCAGCGCCCTGTGCGTACTGTCCGCCGCGGCCGCCGCACTCGGCGCCCTGTCCGCCGTACCGGCCACGGCCGCGCCGCACGACGACACCCGGGCCGAGGTGGACCGGCTCTACGAGGAGGCCGAGCAGGCCACCGAGGCCTACAACCGGGCCGACGAGCGCGCCGACACCCTGCGCGAGCAGGTCGGCGACGCGCAGGACCACATCGCCCGGCAGCAGGAGCGCATCAACGGCCTGCGCGAGCAGCTCGGTTCGCTGGCCGGCGCCCAGTACCGCTCCGGGGGCCTCGACCCCTCGCTGGCGCTGCTGTTCTCCGACGACCCGGCCGACTACCTCGACAAGGCGTCCGTCCTCGATCGGATCACCGCCCACCAGGCCGGCGAACTGAGGGAGCTCCAGAGCGTGATGCGCGATCTCGCCCAGGAACGCGCCGAGGCCGCCGGCAAGCTCGCCGCTCTGGAGCAGAGCCGCAAGGCGGTCGTGAGCCACAAGCGGACGGTCGAGCAGAAGCTCGCCAAGGCCCGGCGCCTGCTCGACTCCCTGCCGTCCGCCGAGCGCGACGCCTATGACCGCGCCTCGCGCTCCGGCCGCTCCGAGATGCCCGACCCGGCAGGCGGCGTCCCCGCCTCGGGCCGTGCGGCCGCCGCCCTCGCCGCCGCCCGCTCCGCGCTCGGCAGGCCGTACGTGTGGGGCGCCAACGGCCCCACCGGGTTCGACTGTTCGGGCCTGATGCAGTGGTCGTACGCGCAGGCCGGGGTCTCCCTGCCGCGCACCTCGCAGGCGCAGGCGCACACCGGGCGGCGGGTCCCGCTCTCCCAGGCCCAGCCCGGCGACATCGTCACCTACCGCTCCGACGCCAGCCATGTCGGCATGTACGTCGGCAACGGCCAGGTCATCCACGCCCCCTACCCGGGCGCGCCGGTGCGCTACGACCCGGTCGGGATGATGCCGGTGTCCTCGGTGTCCAGGCCCTGA
- a CDS encoding NlpC/P60 family protein, with protein sequence MASHRRPKQPSRARVTVLTTAAAAAVVLSSQAANAAPSEKLSKDEVKSKVDKLYEEAEQATEKYVGAREKQEKLQKEISTIQDNVARGQEELNELRDSMGLAAAAQYRTGSIDASLQLFLSSNPDDYLDKASTADQLSAQQVEALKKIQEKQRELAQERSEASDKLKDLASTRTELGKKKKEVQTKLAAAQKLLNSLTAKEKAALAAEQDRASRSSTERVDLGDTGTASGRAAAAFSAAQSKIGVPYVYGASGPSSFDCSGLTSWAYAQAGVSIPRTSESQANIGTRIYSTSDLKVGDLVFFFNDLHHVGLYAGNGQILHAPRTGTVVRYESMSTIGGPFMFGVRV encoded by the coding sequence GTGGCGTCCCACCGTCGACCGAAGCAGCCGAGTCGCGCACGCGTGACCGTGCTGACCACCGCAGCCGCCGCTGCCGTCGTTCTGAGCTCGCAGGCCGCCAATGCCGCGCCGAGCGAGAAGCTCAGCAAGGACGAGGTCAAGTCCAAGGTCGACAAGCTCTACGAAGAGGCGGAGCAGGCCACCGAGAAGTACGTGGGGGCCCGGGAGAAGCAGGAGAAGCTCCAGAAGGAGATCTCCACCATCCAGGACAACGTCGCCCGCGGCCAGGAGGAGCTCAACGAGCTGCGCGACTCCATGGGCCTGGCGGCCGCCGCCCAGTACCGCACGGGCAGCATCGACGCCTCCCTCCAGCTCTTCCTGTCGTCGAACCCGGACGACTACCTGGACAAGGCGTCCACCGCCGATCAGCTCAGCGCCCAGCAGGTCGAGGCGCTGAAGAAGATCCAGGAGAAGCAGCGCGAGCTCGCGCAGGAGCGCTCCGAGGCCTCCGACAAGCTCAAGGACCTCGCCTCCACCCGCACCGAACTGGGCAAGAAGAAGAAGGAAGTCCAGACCAAGCTCGCCGCCGCGCAGAAGCTCCTCAACTCGCTGACGGCGAAGGAGAAGGCGGCTCTGGCGGCCGAGCAGGACCGCGCGAGCCGCTCCTCCACCGAGCGGGTCGACCTCGGCGACACCGGCACCGCCTCCGGCCGGGCCGCCGCCGCCTTCTCCGCCGCCCAGTCCAAGATAGGCGTGCCCTACGTCTACGGCGCCTCCGGCCCGTCCTCCTTCGACTGCTCGGGCCTGACCTCCTGGGCCTACGCCCAGGCCGGCGTCTCCATACCGCGGACCTCGGAGTCCCAGGCCAACATAGGCACGCGCATCTACTCCACCAGCGACCTGAAGGTCGGCGACCTGGTGTTCTTCTTCAACGACCTGCACCACGTCGGCCTGTACGCCGGCAACGGCCAGATCCTGCACGCCCCGCGCACCGGCACGGTCGTCCGCTACGAGTCGATGAGCACGATCGGCGGACCCTTCATGTTCGGCGTCCGCGTCTGA
- a CDS encoding NYN domain-containing protein — protein MVESAGGGPGDGAAEVLDRPLPDGVRRRVVQIVSDGFGGLTVGELPAQLRQYARFAPNRRAKFAGNAMAAALEGDPLFRQRIAEKFREAQPELAGALDSGSPPPAADPLDVAAAAYVLRPVGWVKLVTAAGEEAQRADAERADEETRAELEGLREQLGQAREQTRAETERLRAELDSAKREAESLHRKLRAALSDVKRGEAALRKVQAEMEAVRNEGQIQVSAAESESRRLKARLGESEAALEAARRAAREGRSVEDMRVRLLLDTVLEAAQGLRRELALPPVSVRPAETVDAVEPGRMTPKDIAARALSENDPAILDQLLALPQAHLVVDGYNVTKTGYPQMPLEKQRLRLLGQLSQLAAQTGAEVTCVFDGAELLAPVLLAPPRGVRVLFSKPGVTADELIRQLVRAEPPGRPVIVASTDREVADGIAKAGARPVASAVLLKRLS, from the coding sequence ATGGTGGAGAGCGCAGGCGGGGGGCCGGGCGACGGCGCCGCTGAGGTGCTCGACCGTCCGCTGCCCGACGGCGTGCGCCGCCGGGTCGTGCAGATCGTCTCCGACGGTTTCGGCGGGCTGACCGTCGGCGAACTGCCCGCGCAGCTGCGGCAGTACGCCCGCTTCGCGCCGAACCGCCGGGCCAAGTTCGCGGGCAACGCGATGGCGGCCGCGCTGGAGGGCGATCCGCTGTTCCGGCAGCGCATCGCCGAGAAGTTCAGAGAGGCCCAGCCGGAGCTCGCCGGCGCCCTCGACTCCGGCTCGCCGCCCCCGGCCGCGGACCCGCTCGACGTGGCGGCCGCGGCCTATGTGCTGCGCCCCGTCGGCTGGGTGAAGCTGGTGACCGCGGCCGGCGAGGAGGCCCAGCGGGCGGACGCCGAGCGCGCCGACGAGGAGACCCGGGCCGAACTGGAGGGCCTGCGTGAACAGCTCGGGCAGGCCCGGGAGCAGACCCGGGCCGAGACCGAGCGGCTGCGCGCCGAGCTGGACTCGGCGAAGAGGGAAGCGGAATCGCTTCACCGCAAGCTGCGCGCCGCTCTCAGCGACGTCAAGCGGGGCGAGGCGGCCCTGCGCAAGGTGCAGGCCGAGATGGAGGCCGTGCGCAACGAGGGTCAGATCCAGGTCTCGGCCGCCGAGAGCGAGAGCCGGCGGCTGAAGGCACGGCTCGGGGAGTCGGAGGCCGCCCTGGAGGCCGCCCGGCGGGCGGCCCGCGAGGGCCGCAGCGTCGAGGACATGCGCGTACGGCTGCTGCTCGACACGGTGCTCGAGGCGGCCCAGGGGCTGCGCCGGGAGCTGGCGTTGCCGCCGGTGTCGGTGCGGCCGGCGGAGACCGTGGACGCGGTCGAACCGGGACGGATGACCCCCAAGGACATCGCGGCGCGCGCTCTTTCGGAGAACGATCCGGCCATTCTCGATCAACTCCTGGCGCTTCCGCAGGCGCATCTGGTCGTCGACGGCTACAACGTCACCAAGACCGGCTATCCGCAGATGCCGCTGGAGAAGCAGCGGCTGCGGCTGCTCGGGCAGCTCTCGCAGCTCGCCGCGCAGACCGGCGCCGAGGTCACCTGCGTCTTCGACGGGGCCGAACTGCTCGCTCCGGTGCTGCTCGCGCCGCCGCGCGGCGTACGGGTGCTGTTCTCCAAGCCCGGAGTGACCGCCGACGAGCTGATCCGCCAGCTGGTGCGGGCCGAGCCGCCGGGCCGGCCGGTGATCGTCGCCTCGACCGACCGGGAGGTGGCCGACGGCATCGCCAAGGCGGGCGCCCGACCGGTGGCTTCTGCGGTACTCCTGAAGCGACTGTCCTGA
- a CDS encoding rhomboid family intramembrane serine protease — translation MIGNWSGTVGRTIRTPAAPVTYGLIALCCLLFVIGPASGLNPAYGAGDALLAAQRAYFRRWGVVPAELFEGSPRAALTPATALFVHGSWVHLLGNMLFLYVFGAMTEHRMGRVQFTLFYLGCGYLALLGYAAANADSGQSLVGASGAISAVLGAFLYLFPRARVTSLLPFLFFLPLRFPAWVVLPFWAALQWVAAGRASQGPGVAYLAHLVGFGLGLGYAWARFRPPHAAPSRGTPPGPPAARTGPPDRE, via the coding sequence ATGATCGGCAACTGGAGCGGAACCGTCGGCAGGACGATCCGGACCCCCGCGGCGCCGGTGACGTACGGACTGATCGCCCTGTGCTGTCTGCTCTTCGTCATCGGCCCGGCCTCGGGCCTCAATCCGGCATACGGCGCCGGCGACGCGCTGCTGGCCGCGCAGCGGGCCTACTTCCGCCGCTGGGGCGTGGTCCCCGCCGAGCTCTTCGAGGGCTCCCCGCGGGCCGCCCTGACCCCCGCGACCGCGCTCTTCGTCCACGGCAGCTGGGTGCACCTGCTGGGCAACATGCTCTTCCTCTACGTCTTCGGGGCGATGACCGAGCACCGGATGGGCCGCGTCCAGTTCACGCTGTTCTACCTCGGCTGCGGCTACCTGGCCCTGCTGGGCTACGCCGCCGCCAACGCCGACTCCGGGCAGTCCCTGGTCGGGGCCTCGGGGGCGATCTCAGCGGTCCTCGGCGCGTTCCTCTACCTGTTCCCCCGGGCACGCGTGACCAGCCTCCTGCCGTTCCTGTTCTTCCTGCCGCTGCGCTTCCCCGCGTGGGTCGTGCTGCCGTTCTGGGCGGCCCTGCAGTGGGTGGCCGCGGGCCGGGCCTCCCAGGGGCCCGGGGTGGCGTATCTGGCCCACCTGGTGGGCTTCGGACTGGGCCTCGGCTACGCGTGGGCCCGCTTTCGTCCTCCCCATGCCGCGCCCTCCCGGGGGACGCCCCCCGGACCCCCGGCGGCAAGAACAGGCCCACCGGACCGCGAGTAG
- a CDS encoding Lrp/AsnC family transcriptional regulator, which produces MITAIVLIKTSVDRIPEIAESIASLDSVSEVFSVTGTYDLIAMVRVKQHEDLAEIIPGSISKIPGVEATDTHVAFRTYSQHDLEAAFAIGLE; this is translated from the coding sequence GTGATCACCGCGATCGTCCTCATCAAGACCAGCGTGGACCGGATCCCCGAGATCGCGGAGTCGATCGCCTCGCTGGACTCCGTGAGCGAGGTGTTCTCCGTGACCGGGACGTACGACCTGATCGCCATGGTCCGGGTCAAGCAGCACGAGGACCTCGCCGAGATCATCCCCGGGTCCATCAGCAAGATCCCGGGGGTCGAGGCGACCGACACCCACGTGGCGTTCCGCACCTACTCCCAGCACGACCTCGAGGCCGCGTTCGCCATCGGCCTCGAGTAG
- a CDS encoding aminotransferase class V-fold PLP-dependent enzyme yields MSVSTAAAAQTVCAPLPVLGRDVTVPLVTGGEVAYAALDYAASAPALQRVWDDVAAYAPYYGSVHRGAGYLSQLSTDLFENARRTVAEFLDCRADDQLVFTRSTTDSLNLLAAALPADCQVFVFETEHHASLLPWKDARVTYLDAPRSPRQAVETLERALAARTVSLDGGYGPALVCVTGASNVTGELWPVRELAAAAHAHGARIVLDAAQLAPHHPVSVQDLDVDWIAFSGHKLYAPFGSGVLAGRADWLRAAEPYLAGGGASRKVTRREDGGVDVEWHDTAARHEAGSPNVIGAYSIASACKALTEAGFEALVARERHLIEKVRTGLAGVPEVRILSLFGDDAPRVGVISFVVEGWNSSHFAAALSAEYGIGVRDGLFCAHPLVRTLLGGDPQTQGECGAPEAAPGEKSLNAIRVSFGAGTPDEHVDRFVAAVRELVSDGARWTYRTQDGRCVPAV; encoded by the coding sequence ATGTCCGTCTCCACCGCTGCCGCCGCCCAGACCGTTTGTGCGCCTCTGCCCGTTCTCGGACGAGATGTCACCGTGCCGCTCGTCACCGGCGGCGAGGTCGCCTACGCGGCGCTCGACTACGCGGCCAGCGCCCCCGCCCTCCAGCGCGTCTGGGACGACGTGGCCGCCTACGCCCCGTACTACGGCAGCGTCCACCGCGGCGCCGGCTACCTCTCCCAGCTCTCCACGGACCTCTTCGAGAACGCCCGCCGCACGGTCGCCGAGTTCCTCGACTGCCGGGCCGACGACCAGCTGGTCTTCACCCGCTCCACCACCGACTCCCTCAACCTCCTGGCCGCCGCGCTCCCCGCCGACTGCCAGGTCTTCGTCTTCGAGACCGAGCACCACGCCTCGCTGCTGCCGTGGAAGGACGCGCGGGTCACCTACCTCGACGCCCCGCGCAGCCCGCGCCAGGCCGTCGAGACCCTGGAGCGCGCCCTCGCCGCCCGCACTGTGTCTCTTGACGGGGGCTACGGCCCGGCCCTGGTCTGCGTCACCGGCGCCTCGAACGTCACCGGCGAGCTGTGGCCCGTACGGGAGCTGGCGGCGGCCGCGCACGCCCACGGCGCCCGGATCGTGCTGGACGCGGCCCAGCTGGCCCCGCACCACCCGGTGTCCGTCCAGGACCTGGACGTCGACTGGATCGCCTTCTCCGGGCACAAGCTGTACGCCCCCTTCGGCTCCGGCGTCCTGGCCGGGCGCGCCGACTGGCTGCGCGCGGCCGAGCCCTACCTCGCGGGCGGCGGCGCCAGCCGCAAGGTCACCCGGCGCGAGGACGGGGGAGTGGACGTCGAGTGGCACGACACCGCCGCCCGGCACGAGGCAGGCTCCCCGAACGTCATCGGCGCCTACTCCATCGCCTCGGCCTGCAAGGCCCTCACCGAGGCCGGCTTCGAGGCCCTGGTCGCCCGTGAGCGGCACCTGATCGAGAAGGTCCGCACGGGCCTCGCCGGGGTGCCCGAGGTCAGGATCCTGTCCCTCTTCGGGGACGACGCCCCCCGGGTCGGCGTGATCTCCTTCGTCGTCGAGGGCTGGAACAGCTCCCACTTCGCCGCGGCCCTCTCCGCGGAGTACGGCATCGGCGTGCGCGACGGCCTGTTCTGCGCCCACCCGCTGGTGCGCACCCTGCTGGGCGGGGACCCCCAGACCCAGGGCGAGTGCGGAGCCCCCGAGGCGGCGCCCGGCGAGAAGTCCCTGAACGCGATCCGCGTCAGCTTCGGCGCGGGAACGCCCGACGAGCACGTGGACCGCTTCGTCGCCGCGGTGCGGGAGCTGGTGAGCGACGGCGCGCGCTGGACGTACCGCACGCAGGACGGCCGCTGCGTCCCGGCGGTGTAG
- the trpD gene encoding anthranilate phosphoribosyltransferase has translation MSAVTPAGGDTAAGRSWPDVLNALLYGRDQSADATFWAMDQIMRGEATDAQIAGFVVALRAKGETVEEINGLVRAMYEHANVIEVPGRTVDIVGTGGDGAKTVNISTMSSIVVAGTGAKVVKHGNRAASSASGASDVLEQLGVNLDLTPQRVAEVAEEAGITFCFAVKFHPALRHAGAARGQLGIRTVFNALGPLTNPARVKAQAVGVADPRMAPIIAGVFAERGNSSLVFRGDDGFDELTTTATSRVWVVRDGKVAEESFDPRDVGIELVPVEALRGADPAYNAAVARRLLDGEQGAVRDAVLLNSAAALVALDPGPGTLAEQLGDGMVRAAESIDSGAAKRALERWAAASNA, from the coding sequence ATGAGCGCTGTGACCCCCGCTGGAGGCGACACCGCGGCGGGCCGTTCCTGGCCCGACGTGCTGAACGCCCTGCTGTACGGCCGCGACCAGAGCGCCGACGCCACCTTCTGGGCGATGGACCAGATCATGCGCGGGGAGGCGACCGACGCGCAGATCGCCGGGTTCGTGGTGGCGCTGCGGGCCAAGGGGGAGACCGTCGAGGAGATCAACGGGCTCGTCCGGGCGATGTACGAGCACGCCAACGTGATCGAGGTGCCCGGCCGGACGGTCGACATCGTCGGCACGGGCGGCGACGGCGCGAAGACGGTGAACATCTCCACGATGTCCTCGATCGTCGTCGCCGGCACCGGCGCGAAGGTCGTCAAGCACGGCAACCGGGCCGCGTCCTCCGCGTCCGGCGCCTCGGACGTCCTGGAGCAGCTCGGCGTCAATCTGGACCTGACCCCGCAGCGGGTGGCCGAGGTCGCCGAGGAGGCCGGGATCACCTTCTGCTTCGCGGTCAAGTTCCACCCGGCGCTGCGTCACGCGGGCGCCGCGCGCGGCCAGTTGGGCATCCGTACGGTGTTCAACGCCCTCGGCCCGCTGACCAACCCGGCCAGGGTCAAGGCCCAGGCGGTGGGCGTCGCCGACCCGCGGATGGCGCCGATCATCGCCGGCGTGTTCGCCGAGCGCGGCAACTCCTCCCTGGTGTTCCGCGGCGACGACGGCTTCGACGAGCTGACCACCACGGCCACGTCCCGGGTGTGGGTGGTGCGCGACGGCAAGGTCGCCGAGGAGAGCTTCGACCCGCGGGACGTCGGCATCGAGCTGGTGCCGGTGGAGGCGCTGCGCGGCGCGGACCCGGCGTACAACGCGGCGGTCGCGCGCCGGCTGCTGGACGGCGAGCAGGGTGCGGTGCGGGACGCCGTGCTGCTGAACTCGGCGGCGGCCCTCGTGGCCCTCGACCCGGGCCCCGGGACGCTGGCCGAGCAGCTCGGGGACGGCATGGTCAGGGCGGCGGAGTCGATCGACTCGGGCGCGGCGAAGCGGGCGCTGGAGCGCTGGGCGGCGGCCAGCAACGCGTAA
- a CDS encoding cytochrome bc complex cytochrome b subunit: MSTNESTETRERGKAPAGERIADWADGRLGIYSLAKANMRKIFPDHWSFMLGEICLYSFIIIILTGVYLTLFFHPSMNEVEYHGSYVPLQGQLMSEAFSSTLHISFDVRGGLLIRQIHHWAALIFLAGMFVHMMRVFFTGAFRKPREVNWLFGFLLFVLGMFTGFTGYSLPDDLLSGTGVRFTQGAILSMPIVGTYISMFLFGGEFPGHDFVARFYSIHILLLPGIMLGLVVGHLILVFYHKHTQFAGPGKTNKNVVGMPLLPVYMAKAGGFFFLVFGVIAVIAAVAQINPIWAMGPYRPDQVSTGAQPDWYMGFAEGLIRFMPGWEINIWGHTLVLGVFIPLVLFGVVLGALAAYPFIEAWITGDKREHHILDRPRNAPTRTALGVAWVTMYMITLVGGGNDLWATHFHLSINSITWFVRIFFFAGPVIAYIVTKRICLGLQRRDHDKVLHGRETGTIKRLPHGEYIEIHEPLSQEQLHTLTAHEQYAPVAIGPTVDENGVERKVTGKEKLRAKISGAYFGEDQQIPKPTVEEYKEITSGHGHH; encoded by the coding sequence ATGAGCACCAACGAGAGCACCGAGACGCGCGAGCGCGGCAAGGCGCCGGCCGGCGAACGCATCGCCGACTGGGCCGACGGCCGGCTGGGGATCTACTCCCTGGCCAAGGCCAACATGCGCAAGATCTTCCCCGACCACTGGTCGTTCATGCTGGGCGAGATCTGCCTCTACAGCTTCATCATCATCATCCTGACGGGTGTGTATCTGACGCTGTTCTTCCACCCGTCGATGAACGAGGTGGAGTACCACGGCAGCTACGTCCCGCTCCAGGGACAGCTGATGTCCGAGGCGTTCAGCTCGACCCTGCACATCTCCTTCGACGTGCGCGGCGGTCTGCTCATCCGGCAGATCCACCACTGGGCGGCGCTGATCTTCCTCGCCGGCATGTTCGTGCACATGATGCGCGTGTTCTTCACGGGCGCGTTCCGCAAGCCGCGCGAGGTCAACTGGCTGTTCGGCTTCCTGCTGTTCGTCCTGGGCATGTTCACCGGCTTCACCGGCTACTCGCTCCCGGACGACCTGCTCTCCGGCACCGGCGTCCGCTTCACCCAGGGCGCGATCCTGTCGATGCCGATCGTCGGCACGTACATCTCGATGTTCCTGTTCGGCGGGGAGTTCCCGGGCCACGACTTCGTGGCGCGGTTCTACTCGATCCACATCCTGCTGCTGCCGGGCATCATGCTCGGCCTGGTGGTCGGCCACCTGATCCTGGTCTTCTACCACAAGCACACGCAGTTCGCGGGTCCCGGCAAGACCAACAAGAACGTCGTCGGCATGCCGCTGCTGCCGGTGTACATGGCGAAGGCCGGAGGCTTCTTCTTCCTGGTCTTCGGCGTCATCGCGGTCATCGCGGCCGTCGCGCAGATCAACCCGATCTGGGCCATGGGCCCCTACCGTCCGGACCAGGTGTCGACCGGCGCCCAGCCCGACTGGTACATGGGCTTCGCCGAGGGTCTCATCCGGTTCATGCCGGGCTGGGAGATCAACATCTGGGGTCACACGCTCGTCCTGGGCGTGTTCATCCCGCTGGTCCTCTTCGGCGTGGTCCTGGGCGCGCTGGCGGCCTACCCGTTCATCGAGGCCTGGATCACCGGCGACAAGCGCGAGCACCACATCCTGGACCGTCCGCGCAACGCCCCGACGCGCACCGCGCTCGGCGTCGCCTGGGTCACGATGTACATGATCACGCTGGTCGGCGGCGGCAACGACCTGTGGGCCACGCACTTCCACCTGTCGATCAACTCGATCACCTGGTTCGTCCGGATCTTCTTCTTCGCCGGACCGGTCATCGCGTACATCGTCACCAAGCGGATCTGCCTCGGCCTGCAGCGCCGTGACCACGACAAGGTGCTGCACGGTCGTGAGACCGGCACCATCAAGCGGCTGCCGCACGGTGAGTACATCGAGATCCACGAGCCCCTCAGCCAGGAGCAGCTGCACACCCTCACCGCGCACGAGCAGTACGCGCCCGTCGCGATCGGCCCGACGGTCGACGAGAACGGCGTCGAGCGCAAGGTGACGGGCAAGGAGAAGCTGCGCGCCAAGATCAGCGGCGCGTACTTCGGCGAGGACCAGCAGATCCCGAAGCCCACTGTGGAGGAGTACAAGGAGATCACGAGCGGCCACGGCCACCACTGA